The bacterium region TCCCCAATCTAAACACCGAATATAGCAGTTTTAGGGTAAACACTACCGCTCCTGCTTGCCCAACTTATAGAAAAAAATGAGTATCTTGGGCGGTCAAAACGGTCAATTCCCCACAGGATCCCCTTGGGCCACACCTACGGCAAGATAACCGCCAGCTCGACAGCCGCATCGGCGCCGATGGTACCCTCTACGACCCGGGTAACAAGGCCCGCACCGAGCGCCCTGATGAAAATGCTCAACGCCTATTGGAAAAATACACCCTGCGCCAAACGCTGGCCTCGATGTCGAACTCCGGCGAAAGCTCGCAACGCGACGTCCTCCGCGACCGCACACGGCCTAAAAATCGAAGCCAGCGAAGCCGACCTCGATGTGGACCGCTAGACTATCCGATAACTCGTTCCACCCCTAGCACTTCAAGTGCTCGAGCATCTGTTCAACCCGCTCTTCCAATTGCTCGAAATGAAGCGCACCATGGCCCCCGGTGCAAATCTGTTTCTGGTCACACCCAACGACACAGCCTGATCGCAAAGTCGAACACATCCTCGCGCAAATATCGCCCGCCAACCTTTCATCAGTTCAACGAGCGCGACCTGCGCGACCCTGTTCCAGCGCGCCGGCCTGAAGATCGTCCACTTCAAGACCTTCTACCATCCCCCACCGGCACCATCGCCAGAATCTAGCCAAAACGGCTTCTTCCTACGCGCCCAAAAAGCGTAAGCGGTTCAAAGTCATAAGGGTTATGGAAAGCGGGCAGAGAAAACTCTCCGGCCGCTTTGCATTATCGCGTCCTTGCAGACTAAATCAGATTTCCTCTGCTGCACGCGTACTTCCAGTTCATCGCGGAACTGCGGATGCGCCACGCGAATCAACGCCTGCGCGCGTTCCCGCAGCGTCTTGCCGTGCAGATAGGCCACGCCAAATCCGTCACGATATAGTGCACGTCCGCACGCGACGTCACCACACCCGCGCCCGGCGACAGCGACGGCACAATGCGCGAAATCGAACCGCTTCTTGGCCGTGGATTCCAGGCGATAATCGGCTTGCCGCCCTTCGGGAACGCGCCGCGCCCCGCACAAAATCAACCTGTCCGCCAAAACCCGGAGAAGATCGTATGCCCGATCGAATCGGCGCACACCTGACCGGTCAGGTCCACCGCAGCGCGCTGTTGATCGAAATCATGTTGTCGTTACGCGCGATGATAAACGGATCGTTCGTGTGATCCACCGGACGAAACTCGACTAACGGATTGCTGCGCACAAATCATAAAGCATCTTCGAACCCAGCACAAAACTCGCCACCATCTTATCCCTGTGCGGCGTCTTCGCGCGGCAGTTGATCACGCCCTTCTGCACCAGCTCCACCGCGCCGTCCGAGAGCATCTCGGTGTGCATGCCCAAGTCGCGCTTGTCACCCAGACTCGCCAGCACGCATCCGGAATCGCACCGATTCCCAATTGCGGACAGGCGCCGTTCGGCACCAGCTCCGCGCAAAACAGACCAATTAGTTTTTCCTGATCACTCGGCGTGTTGCGCGGCAGCTCCGGCGGCAGATGATCGTAGTGAATCAGCGCGCGGAACATGGACTTGTGCAAGAAATTCGCCATAAACCCACGGCATCTGATCGTTGACCAAACCGATGACGTTCTTGGCATTGCGCCGCTTCAAGCGTACACGCGCAGTCAGTTCCCAAACTGCAATGGCCGTGCGTGCCCGGAGGAGTTACCTGCAGCAGGCAGGTGTCCACCTTCAGCGCCCCGCTGCGAATCAGCCCCGGAATCTCCGACAAAACACCGGCGTATAGTCGCCGCGCCCCTCGTTGACCGCCGTGCCCGCTTTGCGCCGGTAAACAGCGCGTTCGCCCGGAAGCTCTCTCCATCCCCGGTTCCGCGTGGGGAGCCGGACCCATGGTCATCAAGTGCGCGATCTGAACGTTTTCCAGCTCTGCCCCGCGCGCGGACAAAGCGTCCACCAACAACTGCGGTACGGCCAATCCTGACCCCACGAAAACACGGTCACCAGACGATACACACCGGAGGGCGTCTATCGCCTCAGCCAGCACTTCGGGCGGGGCAGCAGAATGCTCTGCAACATGCGAACTCATTGCTTCTATGTCCTTAGATATTTGGCCCGCGAAAGCTGACACTCACAGTCAGTTTATGCAACGCAGGAACAATTGTTTGCGATGAAGAATGTAACTTATACGGCCTACAACAACCGTTCCAAAATACGCAATTGCTCGCAAAATTTCAACGAGCCATTTTTCGGAGGTGTACCATGCTATCTTTCCGCAAGATCTTGTGCCCGACCGACTTCTCTGACCCGTCCTTTCGGCCCTTGGCCACGGCGGACGAGCTCGCCCGCCGCTATCAGGCCGAGCTGCACGTGCTGCACGTCGTTTTGCCCGTGCCGCTGGTCGGACTGCCTCCCGGTGCCGGTTCCGTCGCCTTTGATGTGAGCAATACGAGGCCGACATGCTCCAAGGCCTTCCGCGCCAGGCTGGACGAAACGCTGGCCCAGTTCGTAAAACCGGATATTCCTATCCACCGTTATGTGGAGATCGGCGATCCCGCCCACGAGATGGTGCAGCTCGCCGACAAGATCAAGCCGGACGTCATTGTGATTGCCACGCACGGCCCGCACGGGACTTAAGCGGTTCATCTTCGGCTCCGTTGCCGAAGCCGTCGTCCGCCCGATCGCCCTGCGCCGTTCCGACGATTCGATGCACTAACCTTCGGCCCGCTGTTCGCAGGCGGGGCAAGCCTCAGCAAAATTGAAAAGCCGAGTCGGGTGACTCGGCTTTTTGATTGTGCGTTGCGACGGATTTTAGAGCTTGCGTTCGACGTAGGTTTCGTCGGCGATCTTTTCGACCCAACGCTTGAACTCGCCTTCGCTTTTTGGCGAGCGTCATCTGCTCGATACGGCTGTAGTCTTCGTTGAGCGTGATCTTGCGCGAGAAGGCGCGGTCGGTCACTTTCAAGATATGCACGCCAAAGGCCGGTGCGAAACGGATCGCTGTACTCGCCCTTCGACTTGCCTTCAATCGGCGTCTTGAACTCGTCCGGCAGCTCGGTTGGACTAAACCAACCGAGGTCGCCGCCGCTGGCCCGCCGTTTTCGTATCCGCCGAAAGGTTCAGCGCGAGTTCGGCGAAATCATCGCCGCCGCGCAGCCGCACCACCAGCGACTCCGCCGCACTCACCGTGCTCTGCAAATCTGCCTCCGCCGGCACGATCCCGAAACAGAATATGATTCGTGTTAACCTTCTCGCCCGTGCGCTCGTTTAACCGAATGACATGCACACCGAACGGCGAGACCGTGGGCGCGCTGATCGAATCGGGCTCCAACACGTAGGCCGCCGCCTCATATTCCGGCACCAGATCACCGCGATTCGTCGTCCCCAACGCACCGCCGCGCTCCGCCGAACCCGGATCCTCGGAATAGCGCGAGGCAAACTCCTCAAACGTAATCGAACCCGATAAAATCGCTTGCCGCGCCGAATCGGCGCGCGCAATCGCCGCGTTCGTCGAAGCCTCGGCAATCCGATCGGCCAGCAGAATGTGCGACAGCCGAATCGCATCCCTGAGCGGCGGCAGCGAATCCTTGATCGTCTCCCAGAACTCCAGCACCTCGTTCCGCGATACGCGCACCTGCTGCATGTGCTTGCCGCGCGTGCGCTCGATCAACAACGTCTCTTCCACCAGCGGACGAAACTGCCGCTTGATCTTGGGCAAGGGCATGCCGTAGTACGATTCGAGCTTCTCCTGCCCGCCCACCTGCGTCAACAGATTGCTGACACGGTTGTCGAGTTCGCGGTCAATCTCCTTCGGAGTGACCACAATCGAGTCCTTGCGCGCCTGTGTCAACAGCAGTTTCTGCGCGATCAACTCCTCGAGTACTTCCTTGCTGAGCGTGTCCATCTGCGCTTCAGAAAGCAGGTCCAGCGCCACGCGCGCTCCAAGCGTGTATTGCAAATA contains the following coding sequences:
- a CDS encoding universal stress protein, which translates into the protein MLSFRKILCPTDFSDPSFRPLATADELARRYQAELHVLHVVLPVPLVGLPPGAGSVAFDVSNTRPTCSKAFRARLDETLAQFVKPDIPIHRYVEIGDPAHEMVQLADKIKPDVIVIATHGPHGT
- a CDS encoding peptidylprolyl isomerase; the encoded protein is MRKRRASGGDLGWFSPTELPDEFKTPIEGKSKGEYSDPFRTGLWRAYLESDRPRLLAQDHAQRRLQPYRADDARQKAKASSSVGSKRSPTKPTSNASSKIRRNAQSKSRVTRLGFSILLRLAPPANSGPKVSASNRRNGAGRSGGRRLRQRSRR
- a CDS encoding peptidylprolyl isomerase, translated to MCAALARGEEVIDRVVAVVDDEIILESEVLQYLQYTLGARVALDLLSEAQMDTLSKEVLEELIAQKLLLTQARKDSIVVTPKEIDRELDNRVSNLLTQVGGQEKLESYYGMPLPKIKRQFRPLVEETLLIERTRGKHMQQVRVSRNEVLEFWETIKDSLPPLRDAIRLSHILLADRIAEASTNAAIARADSARQAILSGSITFEEFASRYSEDPGSAERGGALGTTNRGDLVPEYEAAAYVLEPDSISAPTVSPFGVHVIRLNERTGEKVNTNHILFRDRAGGGRFAEHGECGGVAGGAAARRR